The Bacteroidota bacterium genome includes a region encoding these proteins:
- a CDS encoding YbjN domain-containing protein: protein MATPQEILDNVKQFITSVGVDPATCWNEQNKAYYIFKGSAKLEVFVSSHPQNDGTSRHYLRIFSGLMMVPATNKEHFYRRCMEISDQSLGVKLTVVPNAAPDKDWVYATYERDINGMDYNETVTCVNDMGLWADWLDDQLKNEFGGGANPSQP, encoded by the coding sequence ATGGCCACTCCACAAGAAATTCTGGACAATGTTAAACAATTCATCACCAGTGTTGGTGTTGATCCCGCAACCTGCTGGAATGAACAAAACAAGGCATATTACATTTTCAAAGGCTCTGCTAAATTGGAAGTGTTTGTATCCAGTCACCCCCAAAACGATGGCACCAGCCGTCACTACCTGCGTATTTTCAGCGGTTTGATGATGGTTCCTGCTACAAACAAAGAACATTTTTATCGCCGTTGTATGGAAATAAGCGACCAAAGTTTAGGTGTTAAACTTACGGTTGTTCCAAATGCTGCTCCCGACAAAGATTGGGTATATGCTACCTACGAACGCGATATCAACGGTATGGATTACAATGAGACCGTTACCTGTGTTAACGACATGGGTCTATGGGCAGATTGGCTGGATGACCAATTGAAAAATGAGTTCGGTGGAGGTGCAAATCCTTCACAACCTTGA
- a CDS encoding RNA polymerase sigma factor: MTQQQNAIIEQAVKNERKKLLQFIKTRVANEEDARDILQDVFYQLASNRGMVENIENMASWLYRVTRNKIIDWYRKRKTESIDTSAAYGDDEEDGYFSGLSTISASDSDNPDQVFERQMVWETMYEALSELPAEQREVFILHELESKSFNEISEETGVSVNTLLSRKRYAVLHLREKLQGLYDDFFNKELE, encoded by the coding sequence ATGACTCAGCAACAAAATGCCATTATTGAACAAGCGGTTAAAAATGAACGCAAAAAGCTATTGCAGTTTATCAAGACCCGTGTGGCAAATGAGGAAGATGCCCGCGACATTCTTCAGGATGTCTTTTACCAGTTAGCTTCAAACCGCGGTATGGTAGAAAATATAGAGAACATGGCTTCGTGGCTCTATAGGGTTACCAGAAACAAGATCATAGACTGGTATCGCAAACGCAAAACAGAATCAATAGACACTTCAGCGGCTTATGGTGATGATGAGGAGGATGGATATTTTTCAGGATTATCCACTATTTCTGCCTCCGATTCTGATAATCCCGATCAGGTATTTGAACGCCAGATGGTATGGGAAACCATGTATGAGGCCTTAAGCGAATTACCTGCCGAACAACGCGAGGTTTTTATTTTACATGAATTGGAAAGTAAAAGCTTCAACGAGATTTCGGAAGAAACAGGTGTTTCCGTTAACACGCTTTTATCGCGAAAACGTTATGCAGTTTTGCATTTACGCGAAAAACTACAAGGTTTATACGACGATTTTTTTAATAAAGAACTAGAATAA
- a CDS encoding alpha/beta hydrolase, with translation MKGYSLLVLILTGSLLMACKGKKDKSEQDTITDIPEQQPITVSGMRQDTIEFPSADGLTMRAVMYSIDSTSPVIVLCHQAKMNNYEYAEIAPKLNAMGYNCLALDQRSGGAIDAHDNKTNANALAANKATSYPSSLPDIEAGVNLAYETWGQPVILWGSSYSASLCLKVAMDNEHVKAVIGFSPIAKFDDGTSAADYFKNYNTKPIFITSTEKEAGALEKAFKHLPENVLTQFYPDTKGTHGSKALWSSDPANEYYWEAVTAWLQKN, from the coding sequence ATGAAAGGTTATTCACTGCTTGTATTAATACTTACAGGTTCATTATTAATGGCCTGTAAAGGGAAAAAAGATAAATCGGAACAGGATACTATAACGGATATTCCTGAACAACAACCCATTACTGTAAGCGGCATGCGTCAGGATACTATTGAATTTCCCTCCGCCGATGGGTTAACAATGAGAGCTGTGATGTATTCCATCGACAGCACCTCACCTGTTATCGTTCTTTGCCATCAGGCTAAAATGAACAATTATGAATATGCAGAAATAGCACCGAAATTGAATGCCATGGGTTACAATTGCCTTGCATTGGACCAAAGAAGTGGCGGAGCAATTGACGCACACGACAATAAAACAAATGCCAATGCACTTGCTGCAAATAAGGCTACAAGTTATCCCTCCTCGCTACCCGATATTGAAGCAGGTGTAAATCTCGCATATGAAACCTGGGGTCAACCCGTGATCCTTTGGGGAAGCAGTTATTCGGCATCTTTATGTTTAAAGGTTGCCATGGATAATGAACATGTGAAGGCTGTGATAGGATTCAGTCCGATCGCTAAATTTGATGATGGAACTTCCGCTGCAGATTACTTCAAAAACTACAATACCAAACCAATTTTTATCACCTCCACCGAAAAAGAAGCCGGTGCTCTTGAAAAAGCATTTAAACACCTTCCCGAAAATGTATTAACACAATTCTACCCCGACACCAAAGGCACCCACGGCTCAAAAGCGCTCTGGAGCAGCGATCCGGCGAATGAGTATTATTGGGAAGCGGTTACAGCATGGCTCCAAAAGAATTGA
- a CDS encoding DUF4389 domain-containing protein: MFKFNITHQESYSRGELLLRSFFGWLYILIPHMILLLFYGIWVAIAQFVAWWIILFTGKTPEFYYTAMLAYTRWGLRLGARLVNLSDGYPSFGPNGTDDKTEVHFDHNNIGRGQLLLRSFFGWLYVGIPHGFCLMVRMIGVYVLVFLAWWVVLFTGKYPAGWHKFNVGTFRWATRVNLYLSFFLDVYPPFNGKPDEMEAEEKPLDQV, encoded by the coding sequence ATGTTTAAATTCAACATTACCCACCAGGAGTCGTACTCCCGCGGTGAATTATTACTCCGATCCTTTTTTGGATGGTTGTATATTCTGATACCGCATATGATATTGCTTTTATTTTACGGAATCTGGGTAGCCATTGCACAATTTGTTGCATGGTGGATCATATTGTTTACCGGTAAAACACCTGAATTTTATTACACAGCCATGTTGGCATATACACGCTGGGGCTTAAGGCTCGGAGCACGTCTTGTGAACTTAAGTGATGGTTATCCTTCTTTTGGGCCTAATGGTACCGACGACAAAACAGAGGTACATTTTGATCATAATAATATTGGCCGCGGACAGCTATTATTGAGATCCTTTTTTGGATGGTTGTACGTTGGAATTCCTCATGGTTTTTGTTTGATGGTGAGAATGATCGGAGTTTATGTATTGGTTTTTCTCGCATGGTGGGTAGTTCTGTTTACAGGCAAATACCCTGCAGGCTGGCATAAGTTTAATGTAGGTACTTTTAGATGGGCTACAAGAGTGAATCTATATTTGTCATTTTTTCTTGATGTTTATCCTCCATTTAACGGCAAACCCGATGAAATGGAAGCAGAAGAAAAACCATTGGATCAAGTTTAA
- a CDS encoding RecX family transcriptional regulator, whose product MINDVIYNKLRHYCAYQERCHEEVRTKLLSLKIYGSDLEEIINKLIEDDFLNEERFAKAYAGGKFRIKKWGRGKIINELKKRKVSAYCIKKGMEEIGEEDYLNTLNKLLSTTIKKYKTNNDYETKNKVARYLISRGFESELVWGMINNKFSD is encoded by the coding sequence ATGATAAACGATGTGATATATAATAAATTGCGACATTATTGTGCATATCAGGAGCGATGTCATGAAGAGGTGCGCACAAAATTATTATCGCTGAAAATTTACGGTTCTGATCTGGAAGAAATAATTAATAAATTAATTGAAGATGATTTTTTAAATGAGGAACGTTTTGCAAAAGCATATGCCGGTGGAAAATTCCGAATTAAAAAATGGGGCAGGGGAAAGATCATAAATGAATTAAAAAAACGCAAAGTTTCTGCCTATTGCATTAAAAAAGGAATGGAAGAAATAGGGGAGGAGGATTATTTAAATACCTTGAATAAACTTCTTTCCACCACCATAAAAAAATACAAAACAAACAACGATTACGAAACAAAAAATAAAGTTGCACGATATCTAATTTCGAGAGGGTTTGAATCGGAGTTGGTTTGGGGGATGATAAATAATAAATTTAGTGATTGA
- a CDS encoding T9SS type A sorting domain-containing protein: MKKIVLIFTALIFIQILHSQSPAYPFPQHTTYTAGSIKPTVASQAGLDKVVKQFYNKWKTRYLVNGCEPEQYYVFYNYEGGADPSNAICVSEAQGYGMMITAIMAGYDLNAKLYFDGLYNYYKAHPSIINPTLMAWQQIEGCEDVPGADAATDGDLDIAYALLLAHAQWGSAGVINYLSEANTLIDAIYTSEINHNNQTIKLGDWVSGSTSPMSYSTRSSDFMPDHFRSFYEATGDNNWNLTIDRCYTINSSIRTNFSPATGLMPDFIRHTNTSPDPAPPNFLESDYDGDYNYNACRFPWRTATDYLIYGDARAYNALVPINAWIKTKTGSIPANIKSGYDLDLGTVLPGSNYNDLSFQAPFAVSAMIDNTNQVWLNSLWNYMKTVSLNRDGYYGNTIKLLSLIVISRNWWAPAPALFKNSGEHLSDTDHKLTIFPNPTNTDELHFVFTNNKSEEFEYEIINTTGQIIYQNTLISNNSESNYFTVGDLNLEQGYYFLKVVSEDQSYVTKFIMH; this comes from the coding sequence ATGAAGAAAATAGTATTGATATTTACAGCTTTAATTTTTATACAAATATTACATTCACAATCCCCCGCATATCCCTTTCCACAACATACAACTTACACAGCAGGCAGCATCAAACCCACAGTTGCTTCACAAGCAGGATTAGATAAAGTTGTTAAACAATTCTATAATAAATGGAAAACACGTTATTTGGTAAATGGCTGCGAACCTGAACAATATTATGTATTTTATAATTACGAGGGAGGTGCAGATCCATCCAATGCAATATGCGTAAGCGAGGCACAAGGTTATGGAATGATGATCACCGCAATAATGGCCGGGTATGATCTGAATGCAAAACTGTATTTCGACGGTTTGTATAATTATTATAAAGCGCATCCAAGTATAATTAACCCCACTTTAATGGCATGGCAGCAAATAGAAGGATGTGAAGATGTTCCCGGAGCGGATGCAGCAACAGATGGCGATCTGGATATTGCTTATGCATTATTGCTGGCGCATGCACAATGGGGAAGCGCCGGAGTTATTAATTATTTGTCAGAAGCAAATACATTAATTGATGCTATTTATACTTCAGAAATAAATCACAATAATCAAACAATTAAATTAGGCGATTGGGTGAGCGGAAGCACTTCACCCATGTCGTATTCCACACGGTCCAGCGATTTTATGCCTGACCATTTTAGAAGTTTTTATGAGGCTACTGGTGATAATAACTGGAACCTCACCATTGACAGATGTTATACTATCAATAGTTCCATCAGAACAAATTTTTCTCCTGCTACAGGATTAATGCCTGATTTTATCCGCCATACCAATACGTCACCCGATCCTGCCCCACCAAATTTTTTAGAATCAGATTATGATGGAGATTATAATTACAATGCATGCCGTTTCCCATGGCGCACAGCAACAGATTATTTAATTTATGGCGATGCACGTGCCTATAATGCATTAGTGCCAATTAATGCCTGGATAAAAACAAAAACAGGTTCCATTCCCGCAAATATTAAAAGTGGATATGACCTGGATCTCGGAACTGTTTTACCCGGAAGTAATTACAACGACCTCTCCTTTCAAGCTCCATTTGCAGTAAGTGCTATGATTGATAATACTAATCAGGTTTGGCTAAATAGTTTATGGAATTATATGAAAACCGTTTCCCTAAATCGCGATGGTTATTATGGTAATACCATTAAATTATTATCCCTTATTGTGATCAGCAGAAATTGGTGGGCGCCGGCTCCGGCGTTGTTTAAGAATTCAGGTGAACATTTATCTGATACTGATCACAAATTAACTATTTTTCCGAATCCTACAAACACTGATGAGCTACACTTTGTTTTTACAAACAATAAGTCCGAAGAATTCGAATATGAAATAATTAATACGACAGGGCAAATTATTTATCAGAATACATTGATCAGTAATAATTCCGAATCAAATTATTTTACTGTTGGCGATTTAAACTTAGAACAAGGGTATTATTTTTTAAAAGTAGTATCAGAGGATCAGAGTTACGTTACTAAATTTATTATGCATTGA
- a CDS encoding zinc-ribbon domain-containing protein: MLLIYGRKKAKIKTHYDNTGRCTTCSAHDLKFEVYREYFHIFWIPFFPLGSKDTIVTCTKCGHGNNSSDRLDNYQATTNTPIYLFSGLLLVACLIIWITINTQNVSKQKSAFVASPQVGDIYCMRSEENSSMYYYLRVARMNSDSIFLYPNTYEYSRPVSTLDKKDHFISFELYYDQAELNQLLNQ, from the coding sequence ATGTTATTAATTTACGGAAGAAAAAAGGCTAAGATCAAAACACATTACGACAATACAGGGCGATGCACCACCTGTAGTGCTCATGATTTGAAGTTTGAAGTGTATAGAGAATATTTTCATATTTTTTGGATCCCCTTCTTTCCGTTAGGTTCAAAAGATACCATTGTAACATGCACTAAGTGCGGACATGGCAATAATTCCAGTGACAGGTTGGATAATTACCAGGCTACCACCAATACTCCAATCTATTTGTTTTCAGGATTATTGCTTGTGGCATGTTTGATCATCTGGATTACTATTAATACTCAAAATGTTTCGAAACAAAAATCCGCGTTTGTTGCTTCACCACAGGTTGGGGATATTTATTGCATGCGTTCTGAAGAAAATAGTTCTATGTATTATTATTTACGAGTTGCAAGAATGAATTCCGATTCTATTTTCTTATATCCAAATACTTACGAATATAGCCGCCCTGTTTCAACCTTGGATAAAAAAGACCATTTTATTTCATTTGAATTATATTATGATCAGGCAGAATTAAATCAACTTCTTAATCAATGA
- a CDS encoding protein-tyrosine-phosphatase: MPEFKTKPHILVVCGRNKRRSRTAEYLYKNDSRLNIKSAGLSAQSEVVINSKLVEWADLIIVMDNSQKNRIQDQFRTSNVPRIENINIEDEYEYLDPELIEILKSRIENILASISIFGN, translated from the coding sequence ATGCCGGAATTCAAAACTAAACCCCATATACTTGTTGTTTGCGGTCGCAATAAAAGGCGAAGCAGAACGGCGGAGTATTTATATAAAAACGACAGCAGACTCAATATTAAAAGTGCCGGATTAAGTGCACAAAGTGAAGTGGTAATAAATTCCAAACTCGTGGAATGGGCCGATCTGATAATTGTAATGGATAACAGTCAGAAAAATCGGATACAAGATCAATTCAGAACTTCCAACGTTCCTCGTATCGAAAATATTAATATTGAGGATGAGTACGAATATTTGGATCCGGAGTTGATAGAGATATTGAAGAGTAGAATTGAGAATATTTTGGCAAGTATTTCTATATTTGGGAATTAA
- a CDS encoding T9SS type A sorting domain-containing protein, with protein MKLKHLFILVIVLLIMRSPIQAQLTIPSEIWDSVKTNTHPIVVGSFTDQYETPFRMPLADYGWEDGLQISSDGLNLYALYAPADLLSWVDYINLNIALPPCDIFGTGAFLRTYADDHGMDMTTNIFGCDTALNIDILYAHRNSLDENFESWELSGMQRPAFIEGGPFPLQSSVDPNVAEHFLFTGNNDIWMINNTSINPENIASAIRLPEPINPASDEFSADNPILKRINNSDTLLLIYEKYTDGALRDFMYVFSYDDGLTWDEPTLISSLNNDAGHLETPQLYFDGLNTYLYYGRNFDIYRSRQAIPGNWDSWVEEEMVISKGNALALGEPSFAPNGDMSFVVAYQNTNTTNPNDRFDADPWYVKNNFPPINITSGGAEMVLKVFPNPTSEEIFINVSDQNIYSLSIFDLHGSKTISIIHPYNKINVRDLKSGLYFIEIITESGVILKNKIVIAH; from the coding sequence ATGAAGCTCAAACACCTTTTTATATTGGTAATTGTATTGCTAATAATGCGCAGCCCTATTCAAGCGCAATTGACAATACCATCCGAAATCTGGGACTCTGTGAAAACCAACACGCACCCTATTGTTGTTGGATCCTTTACAGATCAGTACGAAACTCCATTTCGAATGCCTTTGGCAGATTATGGATGGGAGGATGGATTGCAAATCTCGTCTGATGGCCTAAATCTTTATGCATTATATGCCCCCGCCGATTTGTTATCCTGGGTCGATTATATCAATTTAAATATTGCTCTCCCACCCTGCGATATATTTGGTACCGGTGCATTTTTACGAACCTATGCAGATGATCATGGAATGGATATGACAACAAATATTTTTGGTTGTGATACCGCATTAAATATTGATATTTTATATGCGCATAGAAATAGTTTGGACGAAAATTTCGAATCCTGGGAATTATCCGGAATGCAAAGACCCGCTTTTATAGAAGGAGGACCGTTTCCTTTACAATCGTCCGTAGATCCGAATGTTGCTGAACATTTTTTATTTACAGGTAATAATGATATCTGGATGATCAATAATACAAGTATAAATCCTGAAAATATAGCATCAGCCATTCGACTTCCGGAACCAATTAATCCAGCTTCGGATGAATTTTCTGCTGATAATCCCATATTAAAAAGAATAAATAATTCGGATACACTCTTACTAATTTATGAAAAATATACCGATGGTGCTTTGCGGGATTTTATGTACGTATTTAGTTATGATGATGGGCTAACATGGGATGAACCTACACTTATTTCTTCTCTTAATAATGATGCAGGACATTTGGAAACTCCTCAATTATATTTTGACGGATTAAATACCTATTTATATTATGGTCGCAATTTTGATATATATCGTTCGCGACAGGCAATACCGGGCAATTGGGATAGTTGGGTAGAGGAAGAAATGGTAATTTCAAAAGGGAATGCACTTGCATTAGGTGAGCCCTCCTTCGCACCAAATGGGGATATGAGTTTTGTGGTAGCTTACCAGAATACAAACACAACAAATCCGAACGACCGCTTCGATGCAGATCCCTGGTATGTAAAAAATAATTTCCCACCTATTAATATAACTTCGGGTGGTGCAGAAATGGTTCTCAAAGTTTTCCCAAATCCAACTTCTGAGGAAATATTTATAAATGTATCGGATCAGAATATTTATTCTCTTTCCATATTCGATCTACACGGAAGTAAAACGATTTCGATAATTCATCCTTATAATAAAATTAATGTTAGGGATCTGAAATCCGGTTTATATTTTATAGAGATAATAACCGAATCTGGAGTTATATTAAAAAATAAAATTGTAATTGCTCATTAA
- a CDS encoding T9SS type A sorting domain-containing protein, with translation MKKLQLTLTIFSLLFITALTNAQLPTHTLSGEISGVTRNLVNDTVYILNGFVYVEDGATLNIEPGTIIRGDKDTKGTLIITRGSKIYANGTVDQPIVFTSNQSEGTRNYGDWGGLIILGDAPINVPGGVAVIEGGVDTPEGDASYGGANASDNSGALVYVRIEYPGIAFVPGNEINGLTCGGVGNGTLLDHVMVSRSGDDAFEFFGGTVNANYLIAHNTYDDDFDTDFGFSGKVQFGLVKRDPNFADVSGSNGFESDNDATGSANSPQTNPTFSNITVIGAIQNEGDIINVNYKRGAHLRRNTSTDIFNSVIVGYPSGIMIDGALCEASALANTLKIQNTIIAGHNNDFELAVGSTFDIAAWFNTPAYNNTIYDLSSDLMLTDAYNVTSPNCVPMAGSPLLTGASFAAPELAGFNNVAYRGAFGTLNWTSCWANWDPQNTNYGEVPGTIAPAIASFTFDNVGLTVNFANTSSNAVSYTWDFGDPLSDLDFSTDANPTYTYTDLGIFNVALTAVGTCADVNVSEQQLNFSVAISDLTGINAISIYPNPATDIINANVIATESFDAVISVLDITGKVILPLINKSIVKGDNNIIINTNSLSSGLYLISVSNGVEQSIQKILITK, from the coding sequence ATGAAAAAACTGCAATTAACATTAACAATTTTCTCCTTGCTGTTTATTACAGCATTAACAAACGCACAATTACCAACACACACCTTATCAGGTGAAATTTCAGGTGTAACACGCAATCTCGTGAATGATACCGTTTATATTTTAAACGGATTCGTATACGTGGAAGATGGTGCAACTTTAAATATAGAACCAGGCACCATTATACGTGGCGATAAGGATACAAAAGGTACTTTAATTATTACACGTGGTTCAAAAATTTATGCAAATGGAACTGTGGATCAACCGATCGTATTTACAAGTAATCAATCCGAAGGAACCAGAAATTATGGTGATTGGGGTGGATTAATTATTTTAGGAGATGCACCAATTAACGTTCCGGGAGGTGTTGCTGTTATTGAAGGCGGAGTTGATACACCGGAAGGCGATGCTTCTTATGGTGGTGCAAATGCATCTGATAATTCCGGAGCACTGGTATATGTGCGAATTGAATATCCTGGTATTGCATTCGTTCCGGGAAATGAGATCAACGGCCTTACTTGCGGAGGTGTTGGTAACGGAACTTTATTAGATCATGTTATGGTGAGCCGCTCAGGTGATGATGCCTTTGAATTTTTTGGCGGAACAGTTAATGCCAATTATTTAATTGCACACAATACTTATGACGATGATTTTGATACGGATTTCGGATTTTCCGGAAAAGTTCAATTCGGTTTAGTGAAACGTGACCCGAATTTTGCGGATGTATCAGGTTCAAATGGATTTGAAAGTGATAATGATGCAACAGGAAGCGCAAATTCACCACAAACAAATCCTACCTTCAGTAATATCACTGTTATTGGTGCAATTCAAAATGAAGGTGATATCATTAATGTTAATTATAAACGCGGAGCACATTTACGCAGAAATACATCTACAGATATCTTTAATTCTGTTATAGTTGGTTATCCAAGTGGAATAATGATAGATGGTGCATTATGTGAAGCAAGCGCTTTAGCAAATACACTCAAAATTCAGAACACAATAATTGCAGGTCATAATAATGATTTTGAATTAGCTGTGGGAAGTACATTCGACATTGCAGCATGGTTTAATACTCCTGCTTATAATAATACAATTTATGATCTGAGCAGCGACCTTATGCTAACTGATGCATATAATGTTACCTCGCCAAATTGTGTTCCTATGGCTGGATCTCCTTTATTAACAGGAGCTTCATTTGCTGCTCCCGAATTAGCCGGATTTAATAATGTTGCTTATCGCGGTGCATTCGGAACATTGAATTGGACATCATGTTGGGCAAACTGGGATCCGCAAAATACAAATTATGGTGAAGTTCCCGGAACCATAGCACCGGCTATTGCATCATTTACTTTTGACAATGTAGGACTTACAGTAAACTTTGCAAATACTTCCTCCAATGCAGTTTCTTATACATGGGATTTTGGTGATCCATTATCTGATCTTGATTTCAGCACTGATGCAAACCCCACGTATACCTATACCGATCTTGGAATATTTAATGTAGCATTAACTGCAGTAGGAACTTGTGCCGATGTAAATGTTTCGGAGCAGCAACTTAATTTTTCTGTTGCAATTTCTGACCTTACAGGTATTAATGCAATAAGTATTTATCCTAACCCTGCAACTGATATTATTAATGCAAATGTTATTGCAACAGAAAGTTTTGATGCAGTAATTTCAGTTCTTGATATAACTGGAAAAGTAATTCTACCTTTAATAAATAAATCAATAGTTAAGGGTGATAATAATATCATAATTAATACAAATTCATTATCATCTGGATTATATTTAATATCCGTATCAAATGGAGTTGAACAATCCATACAAAAAATACTCATAACAAAATAG